The following coding sequences lie in one Myxococcus xanthus genomic window:
- a CDS encoding TetR/AcrR family transcriptional regulator, translating into MERKRRSATGEQSRRAILDAALDCFSRLGWAATTIEDIRKVSGASVGSVYHHFGAKEGIAVALYIDCLRLHQESLRARLERKHDAEAFVRTIVTHHIAWSREHPEAARYLLRMRREEAVAAAEQEIQSATGDFIREGFSRLKTYAQSGELLPLPPSVYMPLMLGPAQELLRAWANGHVELKAGIEKVLADAAWRCLRPETAPSRKVP; encoded by the coding sequence ATGGAGCGAAAACGTCGCAGCGCGACCGGCGAACAGAGCCGTCGTGCCATCCTGGATGCCGCGCTGGATTGCTTCTCCCGGCTTGGCTGGGCGGCGACGACCATCGAGGATATCCGTAAGGTCAGCGGCGCCAGCGTGGGCAGCGTCTACCACCACTTCGGTGCGAAGGAAGGCATCGCGGTGGCGCTCTATATCGACTGCCTGCGCCTCCATCAGGAGTCGTTGCGGGCTCGGCTGGAGCGCAAGCACGACGCGGAAGCCTTCGTGCGAACCATCGTCACCCACCACATCGCCTGGTCCCGGGAGCACCCGGAGGCCGCCCGCTATCTCCTGCGCATGCGCCGTGAGGAAGCCGTGGCCGCGGCCGAACAGGAGATTCAATCCGCGACGGGCGACTTCATCCGGGAAGGCTTCAGCCGGCTGAAGACCTACGCACAGTCGGGCGAGCTGCTGCCACTGCCTCCGTCCGTCTACATGCCGCTGATGCTTGGCCCCGCCCAGGAGCTGCTGCGTGCCTGGGCCAACGGCCACGTGGAGCTCAAGGCAGGCATCGAGAAGGTCCTCGCCGATGCCGCCTGGCGATGCCTGCGTCCGGAGACAGCCCCCTCCAGGAAGGTGCCGTGA
- a CDS encoding TetR/AcrR family transcriptional regulator: protein MATKKRLSGADRRVQLMAVGRGVFASKGYEATSIEEVAHQAGVSKPIVYEHFGAKEGLYAAIVDREMDDLVTRVSESIATGTPRERFERAVLAFMTYAKEEPAGFAVMTRDSPLAAGRRGLTRVIDDLALRVADIFKSEFEHAGYNPKVAPIYANALVGMVTQVGQWWAEDGRSFTIDHVARHVAALGWMGLRHLPKEPAASSGRRGSKRRGG from the coding sequence GTGGCGACGAAGAAGCGACTGTCGGGTGCCGACCGCCGGGTCCAGTTGATGGCGGTGGGGCGAGGTGTGTTCGCCTCGAAGGGTTACGAAGCGACCTCCATCGAGGAGGTCGCCCACCAGGCGGGCGTGTCGAAGCCCATCGTCTACGAGCACTTCGGTGCGAAGGAGGGGCTCTACGCGGCCATCGTGGACCGGGAGATGGATGACCTGGTGACGCGCGTGTCGGAGAGCATCGCCACGGGTACGCCTCGCGAACGGTTCGAACGGGCGGTGCTGGCCTTCATGACGTACGCGAAGGAGGAGCCCGCGGGCTTCGCGGTGATGACGCGCGATTCACCGCTCGCGGCTGGACGGCGAGGCCTGACGCGCGTCATCGACGACCTCGCGCTGCGGGTCGCGGACATCTTCAAGAGCGAGTTCGAGCACGCCGGCTACAACCCCAAGGTCGCGCCCATCTATGCGAACGCGCTGGTGGGCATGGTGACGCAGGTGGGGCAGTGGTGGGCGGAGGACGGGCGCTCCTTCACCATTGACCACGTCGCGCGCCACGTCGCGGCGCTCGGGTGGATGGGATTGCGGCACCTGCCGAAGGAGCCGGCTGCTTCGAGTGGGCGGCGCGGCTCGAAACGACGCGGCGGTTGA
- a CDS encoding YecA family protein, whose amino-acid sequence MSSKKPGRNDPCPCGSGKKYKVCHASEDRARASPPAAPAAPLRVDLEAAMEVLGDPDVSKLSGALERLADLMTGWGPVPGLRFDVKDFSEHVGKELARLSENADQDASSARRELLVGTVRALGTPAFLEALGAALMSKMSTPGLSAEDRRAIGVGTLLASASKRMGKARPEDIPVLDVVFDVQFREWSARHKELSQKYEALVKGLEEESLSDEAKAALQQARGGDVGALLKYVQEDPELAERIAREAKERAARVEAWLRASTTPAVFSPEEELWLTCALWDPMQALKSLPTGTEPAVRREAVTGLMRAVKDALDEDFLVGLLDRLREKAKDAAADDATRTAYMDAAIAFEAEPARMTLAALLTARKEAEGRTPEEMVALADLKALTAWTPEAFDPYRELLLSMGLPAAAARIERCQAWLKEHPVTLRTEQA is encoded by the coding sequence TTGAGCTCGAAGAAGCCCGGCCGTAACGACCCGTGTCCCTGTGGCAGTGGCAAGAAGTACAAGGTCTGCCATGCCTCCGAGGACCGGGCCCGGGCCTCGCCGCCCGCCGCCCCCGCCGCGCCCCTGAGGGTCGACCTGGAAGCGGCGATGGAAGTGCTGGGCGACCCCGATGTGTCCAAGCTGTCCGGTGCCCTGGAGCGGCTGGCGGACCTGATGACGGGCTGGGGCCCGGTGCCCGGCCTGCGCTTCGACGTGAAGGACTTCTCCGAGCACGTGGGGAAGGAACTGGCCCGGCTGTCGGAGAACGCGGACCAGGACGCCTCCAGCGCCCGACGCGAGCTGCTGGTGGGAACGGTGCGCGCGCTGGGCACGCCCGCGTTCCTGGAGGCGCTCGGCGCCGCGCTGATGTCCAAGATGTCCACGCCTGGACTGTCCGCCGAGGACCGGAGGGCGATTGGCGTGGGCACGCTGCTGGCCTCCGCGTCCAAGCGGATGGGCAAGGCCCGGCCGGAGGACATCCCCGTCCTGGACGTCGTCTTCGACGTGCAGTTCCGCGAGTGGAGCGCCAGGCACAAGGAGCTGTCCCAGAAGTACGAGGCGCTGGTGAAGGGGCTGGAGGAGGAGTCCCTCTCCGACGAGGCGAAGGCCGCCCTGCAGCAGGCGCGCGGCGGCGACGTGGGCGCGTTGCTCAAGTACGTGCAGGAGGACCCGGAGCTGGCCGAGCGCATCGCCCGCGAGGCCAAGGAGCGCGCCGCCCGCGTGGAGGCGTGGCTGCGGGCCTCGACGACGCCGGCCGTCTTCTCTCCCGAAGAGGAGCTGTGGCTCACCTGCGCGCTCTGGGACCCGATGCAGGCGCTGAAGTCCCTGCCCACGGGCACGGAGCCCGCGGTGCGGCGGGAAGCGGTGACGGGGCTGATGCGGGCGGTGAAGGACGCGCTCGACGAGGACTTCCTCGTGGGGCTGCTCGACCGGCTGCGGGAGAAGGCGAAGGATGCGGCGGCGGATGACGCCACCCGCACGGCGTACATGGATGCCGCCATCGCTTTCGAGGCGGAGCCCGCGCGGATGACGCTCGCCGCGCTGCTCACGGCGCGGAAGGAAGCGGAGGGGCGCACGCCCGAGGAGATGGTGGCGCTGGCCGACCTCAAGGCGCTCACCGCGTGGACGCCGGAGGCCTTCGATCCCTATCGCGAACTGCTGCTGAGCATGGGCCTGCCTGCCGCCGCCGCGCGCATCGAGCGCTGCCAGGCGTGGCTCAAGGAGCATCCGGTGACGCTGCGCACCGAGCAGGCCTGA
- the trhA gene encoding PAQR family membrane homeostasis protein TrhA — protein MHQFAATGALGAGLVLVSMAPTDRAATAAAVFAVSLVVLFAVSATYHRVNWSTRGRTWMRRMDHASIFILIAGTYTPVALLGISGAAGNRLLLLIWAGALAGVLQSLFWIQAPKVVTAALAVAVGWTLVPYFDEARQALTGSNLTLILAGGVAYTAGALAYALKRPNLRPGVFGYHEMFHALTLVGAALHFTVVLRLVRAATL, from the coding sequence CTGCATCAGTTCGCCGCCACGGGTGCGCTTGGAGCGGGCCTGGTGCTGGTCTCGATGGCCCCGACCGACCGGGCCGCGACTGCCGCCGCCGTGTTCGCCGTCAGCCTGGTGGTGTTGTTCGCGGTCAGCGCGACCTACCACCGGGTGAACTGGTCCACGCGCGGGAGGACGTGGATGCGGCGCATGGACCATGCCTCCATCTTCATTCTCATCGCGGGCACCTATACGCCCGTCGCGCTGCTGGGCATCTCCGGGGCCGCGGGCAACCGCCTGCTGCTCCTCATCTGGGCGGGCGCGCTCGCCGGCGTCCTTCAGTCGCTGTTCTGGATACAGGCCCCCAAGGTGGTGACGGCGGCGTTGGCCGTCGCGGTCGGCTGGACGCTGGTGCCGTACTTCGATGAAGCACGGCAAGCCCTCACGGGCAGCAACCTGACGCTCATCCTCGCGGGAGGCGTCGCCTACACGGCAGGCGCCCTCGCCTATGCCCTGAAGCGGCCGAACCTCCGGCCCGGCGTCTTCGGCTACCACGAGATGTTCCACGCGTTGACACTGGTCGGTGCCGCGCTCCACTTCACGGTCGTCCTGCGACTCGTCCGCGCCGCGACCCTGTAG
- a CDS encoding alpha/beta fold hydrolase, translated as MRDDALPSPVATSSPEVVQIPARDGLPLAATVYQGRQDNGVVVQINPATAVPRRYYDAFARFLAGRGFTVVTYDYRTMGDSVVDAALRNQARFQDWGELDTPAVVDWVTARFPAHRLAVVGHSAGGQMLGLAENASRIQAVLLIGSQHGWWRHWPLHQALPLAAIWYVALPVSVAVLGYFPGRAVGSQDVPGGIANQWARWCRNPNYVSDDNGAPLRPYNDRVRARIRLYSFSDDAIAPEAAARALLDYYPNATREHLHRTPAELGMKRIGHFGWFRASTPEAVWVEAADWLEQTK; from the coding sequence ATGCGGGATGACGCCCTGCCCTCTCCCGTCGCGACGTCCTCACCGGAGGTCGTCCAGATTCCCGCCCGGGATGGGCTTCCCCTCGCCGCGACGGTGTACCAGGGGCGCCAGGACAATGGCGTCGTCGTCCAGATCAATCCCGCGACGGCCGTGCCACGCAGGTACTACGACGCCTTCGCCCGGTTCCTCGCGGGCCGTGGCTTCACGGTCGTCACGTATGACTACCGGACCATGGGGGACTCGGTCGTCGACGCGGCCCTGCGCAACCAGGCCCGCTTCCAGGACTGGGGCGAGTTGGACACGCCAGCCGTCGTGGACTGGGTGACAGCCCGGTTTCCCGCGCACCGGCTCGCCGTCGTGGGCCATTCGGCGGGCGGACAGATGCTGGGGCTTGCGGAGAATGCCTCGCGCATCCAGGCCGTGTTGCTGATTGGCTCACAGCACGGCTGGTGGCGGCACTGGCCTCTCCACCAGGCGCTGCCCCTGGCGGCCATCTGGTACGTCGCGCTGCCCGTCTCCGTCGCGGTGCTGGGCTACTTCCCGGGCCGCGCCGTGGGCTCGCAGGACGTTCCGGGAGGCATCGCCAATCAGTGGGCGCGCTGGTGCCGCAACCCGAACTACGTCTCCGACGACAATGGCGCGCCGCTGCGGCCGTACAACGACCGAGTCCGGGCACGGATACGGCTCTATAGCTTCTCCGACGACGCCATCGCGCCGGAGGCAGCCGCGCGTGCGTTGCTCGACTACTACCCGAACGCGACACGCGAGCACCTGCACCGCACGCCCGCGGAGCTCGGGATGAAGCGAATCGGCCACTTCGGCTGGTTCCGCGCCAGCACGCCCGAGGCCGTCTGGGTGGAAGCGGCGGATTGGCTTGAACAGACGAAGTGA
- a CDS encoding crotonase/enoyl-CoA hydratase family protein translates to MSNFITEETEGFVRKIGLNRPEKRNAMNIALIEQLSGALGRAEADESIRVCVLFAHGTVFTAGLDLMDVFPRLGDAQTLFSAAGIDPWATHGPARTKPLIVAVHGKCLTLGIELMLAADITVASEDASFEQIEIDRGIFPFGGGTARWVRTMGWGNAMQYLLTGDALDAREAHRLGLVQRVVSREALMETAMGIAARIASKPPLAIKATIESARTAVLEGERAAAAKLLPAIQQLATTEDVQEALSAHFERRPATFRGR, encoded by the coding sequence ATGAGCAACTTCATCACGGAAGAGACCGAAGGGTTCGTGCGGAAGATTGGACTGAACCGCCCCGAGAAGCGGAACGCGATGAACATCGCGCTCATCGAGCAACTCTCAGGTGCGCTGGGGCGGGCCGAGGCCGACGAGAGCATTCGCGTGTGCGTGCTCTTCGCTCACGGCACCGTATTCACGGCGGGGCTGGACCTCATGGATGTGTTTCCCAGGCTCGGTGACGCCCAGACGCTGTTCAGCGCGGCGGGCATCGACCCATGGGCGACGCATGGCCCCGCGAGAACGAAGCCGCTCATCGTCGCGGTGCATGGCAAGTGTCTCACGCTCGGCATCGAACTGATGCTCGCGGCCGACATCACGGTGGCTTCCGAGGACGCCTCCTTCGAGCAGATTGAAATCGACCGCGGCATCTTCCCCTTCGGCGGGGGCACGGCCCGCTGGGTGCGGACCATGGGTTGGGGCAACGCGATGCAGTACCTGCTGACGGGCGATGCGCTCGACGCGCGTGAAGCGCACCGGTTGGGGCTCGTGCAGCGTGTCGTCTCGCGCGAGGCGCTGATGGAGACGGCGATGGGCATCGCGGCCCGCATCGCGTCGAAGCCACCGCTCGCCATCAAGGCGACCATCGAAAGCGCGAGGACGGCCGTCCTCGAAGGGGAGCGCGCCGCGGCGGCGAAGCTCCTGCCGGCCATCCAGCAGCTCGCGACGACCGAGGACGTACAGGAGGCGCTCTCCGCCCACTTCGAACGCCGGCCCGCGACCTTCCGAGGCCGATGA